In Nocardioides faecalis, the following proteins share a genomic window:
- a CDS encoding SDR family oxidoreductase yields MSDDIQFPAQQQTPPGLTGEMDPVPDHGEDSYTGHGRLTDRAALVTGGDSGIGRAVALAYAREGADVAFTYLPEEEADAEVTARLVTEAGRTAVPMALDLTARDACDSAVQQTVDALGGLDILVNNAGFQMARQLELTDLDDERIDRTFKTNLYAALWLARAATPHLRKRPGCIINNTSIQAYEPSTTLLDYAATKAALNNLTVNLAASLGSDGIRVNAVAPGPIWTPLQPATQLPEKIEKFGTETPLGRAGQPAEVAPAFVFLASDADASYISGTVLGVTGGKPVF; encoded by the coding sequence ATGAGCGACGACATCCAGTTCCCCGCCCAGCAGCAGACCCCGCCCGGCCTGACCGGCGAGATGGACCCCGTGCCCGATCACGGCGAGGACAGCTACACCGGTCACGGCAGGTTGACCGACCGCGCCGCCCTGGTCACCGGTGGCGACTCCGGCATCGGCCGTGCCGTCGCCCTCGCCTACGCCCGCGAGGGCGCCGACGTGGCGTTCACCTACCTGCCCGAGGAGGAGGCGGACGCCGAGGTGACCGCCCGGCTGGTCACCGAGGCCGGCCGCACCGCGGTGCCGATGGCGCTCGACCTGACCGCCCGCGATGCCTGCGACTCAGCCGTGCAGCAGACCGTCGACGCCCTCGGCGGCCTCGACATCCTGGTCAACAACGCGGGCTTCCAGATGGCGCGCCAGCTCGAGCTCACCGACCTCGACGACGAGCGCATCGACCGCACCTTCAAGACCAACCTGTACGCCGCCCTGTGGCTGGCACGCGCCGCCACCCCGCACCTGCGCAAGCGGCCCGGCTGCATCATCAACAACACCTCCATCCAGGCCTACGAGCCGTCCACCACGCTGCTGGACTACGCCGCCACCAAGGCTGCGCTCAACAACCTCACCGTCAACCTCGCCGCCTCCCTGGGCAGCGACGGCATCCGGGTGAACGCGGTCGCGCCGGGCCCGATCTGGACGCCCCTGCAGCCGGCCACCCAGCTGCCGGAGAAGATCGAGAAGTTCGGCACCGAGACCCCGCTGGGCCGCGCCGGCCAGCCGGCGGAGGTTGCGCCGGCGTTCGTCTTCCTCGCCTCCGACGCCGACGCGTCGTACATCTCGGGGACGGTGCTCGGGGTCACCGGCGGGAAGCCGGTCTTCTAG
- a CDS encoding methyltransferase — MTSTTTAGEAMSAEPVDFDGLRIAWDPRVLRPRPWTAEQGRWAAEVAESAPAGPILELCAGAGQIGLVAARDSGRVLVQVDRDPVAVGYARANAAAAGLDAEVRCASLDAALRPEERFGVVVADPPWLRSDELTQFPEDPTGAVDGGADGFGLIRQCLEVGVAHLAPGGALLLQVGPDQVAQVSEHVREALPRHRVAAVRTYPRGAIVMVTDQSHPGPGKGDENDDEKQDGQQSEGQVSEVSAMRDPDEPISPSDAVAGSPDNEKEGDLQEGAAGPNARTGNEDPDKR, encoded by the coding sequence ATGACCAGCACCACCACCGCCGGTGAGGCGATGTCCGCCGAGCCGGTCGACTTCGACGGCCTCCGGATCGCCTGGGACCCCCGGGTCCTGCGGCCCCGTCCGTGGACCGCCGAGCAGGGCCGGTGGGCCGCCGAGGTGGCCGAGAGCGCCCCGGCCGGCCCGATCCTGGAGCTGTGCGCCGGGGCCGGGCAGATCGGCCTGGTGGCCGCCCGGGACTCCGGGAGGGTCCTGGTGCAGGTCGACCGCGACCCCGTGGCCGTGGGCTACGCCCGGGCCAATGCCGCCGCGGCAGGGCTGGACGCCGAGGTGCGCTGTGCGTCGCTGGACGCGGCGCTGCGCCCCGAGGAGCGGTTCGGCGTCGTGGTCGCGGACCCGCCCTGGCTGCGCAGCGACGAGCTGACGCAGTTCCCCGAGGACCCCACCGGGGCCGTCGACGGGGGCGCCGACGGGTTCGGGCTGATCCGGCAGTGCCTCGAGGTCGGGGTCGCCCACCTCGCCCCGGGTGGCGCACTGCTGCTGCAGGTCGGCCCCGACCAGGTCGCGCAGGTGTCCGAGCACGTCCGAGAAGCGTTGCCGCGCCACCGGGTGGCCGCGGTGCGCACCTACCCAAGAGGAGCGATCGTGATGGTCACAGACCAGTCCCACCCCGGGCCCGGCAAGGGCGACGAGAACGACGACGAGAAGCAGGACGGCCAGCAGAGCGAGGGCCAGGTCTCCGAGGTCAGTGCGATGCGCGACCCCGACGAGCCGATCTCACCGTCGGACGCGGTCGCCGGCTCGCCGGACAACGAGAAGGAGGGCGACCTGCAGGAGGGCGCCGCCGGCCCGAACGCCCGCACCGGGAACGAGGACCCGGACAAGCGGTGA
- a CDS encoding DUF7218 family protein has product MPADKHGPGIKNPDVYEELRSDGASKEKAARISNAMASEGASKVGRRGGKSPAYEEWTVAELRQRAAELDVEGRSYMRKDRLIDALRNH; this is encoded by the coding sequence ATGCCGGCTGACAAGCACGGTCCCGGGATCAAGAACCCCGACGTCTACGAGGAGCTGCGCTCCGACGGCGCGAGCAAGGAGAAGGCCGCCCGGATCTCCAACGCCATGGCGTCCGAGGGTGCCTCGAAGGTCGGGCGGCGCGGCGGGAAGTCACCGGCCTACGAGGAGTGGACCGTCGCCGAGCTCCGCCAGCGCGCCGCCGAGCTGGACGTGGAGGGCCGCTCCTACATGCGCAAGGACCGGCTCATCGACGCCCTGCGCAATCACTGA
- a CDS encoding dolichyl-phosphate-mannose--protein mannosyltransferase: MSVVDEAERPERAEPAERLVGLSRTASGARVPLAVQRALGPLHGLSRRERLIGWLCPLALTLLALGFRLVGLGNPARFAFDETYYAKDAWSLLNNGFAQTYRTDADGNPDNEINDDILAGYTSDVWTGEPSLAVHPDVGKWLIALGEQAFGMNPFGWRIAAAVAGALMVLVMCRLVRRMTGSTALGCIAGLLLMLDGLHFVLSRLALLDIFLALFLLLAVSCLVADRDWHRARLARGVGSGASYPPGAWGRRILFRPWLLAAGVWFGLAAGTKWAAVYPLAAFGVLCWIWSSGARRSLGVRWPLVKGAIADGLPAFVHLVVVAAMVYIATWGGWLAHANEYEEQLSATQYRQYTGQGHCAEDDDSYVATDLDTDRRWPTADEPDAKGLAEAWQSLRSLWYYHQDVYTFHTHFLNCSTHFYASKPSSWLLVNRPVGVAVTNDIPPSEPGCDAPAGSDCIKQVLLIPTPVLWWGGFVALLFAAVMWIGARDWRYGVAVVGTLSTWLPWMMYDDRPIFIFYAIATLPFLVLALALSIGTLIGGSRLPSSRRTVGVVVGGAFVVLVLVNFAWFWPILTNQMLTHSEWLDRIWFSRWV; the protein is encoded by the coding sequence GTGAGCGTCGTGGACGAGGCCGAGCGGCCCGAGCGGGCCGAGCCTGCCGAGCGGCTCGTCGGGCTGTCCCGCACCGCCTCCGGCGCCCGCGTCCCGCTCGCCGTGCAGCGCGCCCTCGGCCCCCTGCACGGGCTGAGCCGTCGCGAGCGGCTGATCGGCTGGCTGTGCCCGTTGGCGCTGACGCTGCTGGCGCTCGGCTTCCGCCTCGTCGGGCTGGGCAACCCGGCCCGCTTCGCCTTCGACGAGACCTACTACGCCAAGGACGCGTGGTCGCTGCTCAACAACGGCTTCGCGCAGACCTACCGCACCGACGCCGACGGCAACCCCGACAACGAGATCAACGACGACATCCTCGCCGGCTACACCAGCGACGTGTGGACCGGCGAGCCGTCGCTGGCCGTGCACCCCGACGTGGGCAAGTGGCTGATCGCGCTCGGCGAGCAGGCGTTCGGCATGAACCCCTTCGGCTGGCGGATCGCCGCCGCCGTCGCGGGTGCGCTGATGGTGCTGGTGATGTGCCGCCTGGTGCGCCGGATGACCGGATCCACCGCGCTGGGTTGCATCGCGGGCCTGCTGCTGATGCTGGACGGGTTGCACTTCGTGCTCTCCCGCTTGGCGCTGCTCGACATCTTCTTGGCGCTGTTCCTGCTGTTGGCCGTCTCCTGCCTGGTGGCCGACCGGGACTGGCACCGCGCCCGGCTCGCGCGCGGGGTGGGCTCGGGGGCGTCGTACCCGCCGGGGGCGTGGGGCCGGCGGATCCTGTTCCGGCCGTGGCTGCTCGCCGCCGGGGTCTGGTTCGGGTTGGCGGCCGGCACGAAGTGGGCGGCGGTCTACCCGCTGGCCGCGTTCGGCGTGCTGTGCTGGATCTGGAGCTCGGGTGCCCGGCGCTCCCTGGGCGTGCGGTGGCCGCTGGTCAAGGGCGCGATCGCCGACGGGCTGCCCGCCTTCGTGCACCTGGTCGTGGTGGCGGCGATGGTCTACATCGCGACCTGGGGCGGCTGGCTGGCGCACGCGAACGAGTACGAGGAGCAGCTGAGCGCCACGCAGTACCGCCAGTACACCGGGCAGGGTCACTGCGCCGAGGACGACGACTCCTACGTCGCCACCGACCTCGACACCGACCGGCGCTGGCCGACCGCCGACGAGCCGGACGCCAAGGGGCTGGCCGAGGCGTGGCAGTCGCTGCGCTCGCTCTGGTACTACCACCAGGACGTCTACACGTTCCACACCCACTTCCTGAACTGCTCGACGCACTTCTACGCCTCGAAGCCGTCCAGCTGGCTGCTGGTCAACCGGCCGGTGGGGGTCGCGGTCACCAACGACATCCCGCCGTCCGAGCCGGGCTGCGACGCCCCCGCCGGCAGCGACTGCATCAAGCAGGTGCTGCTCATCCCGACCCCGGTGCTGTGGTGGGGCGGTTTCGTCGCGCTGCTGTTCGCGGCGGTGATGTGGATCGGCGCCCGCGACTGGCGCTACGGCGTGGCGGTGGTCGGCACGCTGTCCACGTGGCTGCCGTGGATGATGTACGACGACCGGCCGATCTTCATCTTCTACGCGATCGCCACGCTGCCGTTCCTGGTGCTGGCGCTGGCGTTGTCCATCGGCACCCTGATCGGGGGGTCCCGGCTGCCGTCTTCGAGACGGACCGTCGGGGTGGTCGTCGGCGGGGCGTTCGTGGTGCTGGTGCTGGTGAACTTCGCCTGGTTCTGGCCGATCCTGACCAACCAGATGCTCACCCACAGCGAGTGGCTGGACCGGATCTGGTTCTCCCGCTGGGTGTGA
- the rsmI gene encoding 16S rRNA (cytidine(1402)-2'-O)-methyltransferase has product MIDGVSGVLVLAGTPIGQVADAPPRLAAELAAADVVAAEDTRRLRRLVGDLGVEVPGRVVSYFEGNEVARTPGLLEALQAGERVVLVTDAGMPSVSDPGYRLVAAAVQAGIRVTAVPGPSAVLTALAVSGLPVDRFCFEGFLPRKPGERARRLAEVAAETRTLVYFEAPHRTLAALEAMREAFGADRSAAVCRELTKTHEEVRRGPLADLVAWAADGIRGEVTIVVAGASGGPDVAGDPESLRAAVAELEEEGMRRKEAIAAVAVRAGLPKREVYQVVHIDD; this is encoded by the coding sequence ATGATCGACGGTGTGAGTGGAGTCCTCGTGCTGGCCGGAACCCCGATCGGGCAGGTCGCTGACGCGCCGCCCCGGCTGGCGGCCGAGCTCGCCGCCGCCGACGTGGTCGCCGCCGAGGACACCCGCCGGCTGCGCCGCCTGGTCGGCGACCTCGGCGTCGAGGTGCCCGGGCGGGTCGTCTCCTACTTCGAGGGCAACGAGGTGGCCCGCACGCCGGGCCTGCTCGAGGCGCTGCAGGCCGGGGAGCGGGTGGTGCTGGTCACCGACGCCGGCATGCCCAGCGTCTCCGACCCCGGCTACCGGCTCGTCGCGGCCGCCGTGCAGGCGGGGATCCGGGTCACCGCCGTGCCGGGGCCCTCCGCCGTGCTCACCGCCCTGGCCGTGTCCGGCCTGCCCGTGGACCGGTTCTGCTTCGAGGGCTTCCTGCCCCGCAAGCCCGGTGAGCGTGCCCGGCGCCTGGCGGAGGTCGCCGCCGAGACCCGGACACTGGTCTACTTCGAGGCGCCGCACCGCACGCTCGCCGCGCTGGAGGCGATGCGGGAGGCGTTCGGCGCCGACCGGTCCGCGGCGGTGTGCCGTGAGCTGACCAAGACGCACGAGGAGGTCCGGCGCGGCCCCCTCGCCGACCTCGTCGCATGGGCCGCGGACGGCATCCGCGGCGAGGTCACCATCGTGGTCGCCGGCGCCAGCGGCGGCCCCGACGTCGCGGGCGACCCAGAGAGCCTGCGCGCCGCCGTCGCCGAGCTGGAGGAGGAAGGGATGCGACGCAAGGAGGCGATCGCCGCGGTCGCCGTACGAGCCGGACTGCCCAAGCGTGAGGTCTACCAGGTGGTGCACATCGATGACTGA
- a CDS encoding alpha/beta fold hydrolase codes for MTEPPNEAPSQAPDEPTGSEHRITSVSRAGLTFDVHDSGPADGEVVVLLHGFPERATCWTYVAPQLNAAGYRTLAMDQRGYSRGARPTRRRDYRTGDLARDVVALIDAAVGPDGTVHLVGHDWGAIVAWSLAQHHGLRLRSLTAVSVPHPQAFVSAVKHSPQLLRSWYMGFFQLPVLPELLGAHTGRVEAMLASSGMTEGDLARYRREVVEDGALPTALNWYRALPLTDPRSARARVRVPTTMVWSDGDTAIDRWGPANSGRWVDAPFTYVELPGVTHWIPSQAPDLLASVILERVGAQ; via the coding sequence ATGACTGAGCCCCCGAACGAAGCCCCGAGCCAGGCCCCGGACGAGCCCACGGGCTCCGAGCACCGGATCACCTCGGTGAGCCGCGCCGGACTCACCTTCGACGTCCACGACTCCGGCCCGGCCGACGGGGAGGTGGTCGTGCTGCTGCACGGCTTCCCCGAGCGCGCCACCTGCTGGACGTACGTCGCGCCGCAGCTGAACGCCGCCGGCTACCGCACCCTCGCGATGGACCAGCGCGGCTACTCCCGCGGTGCGCGGCCCACCCGGCGCCGCGACTACCGCACCGGGGACCTCGCCCGCGACGTCGTGGCCCTCATCGACGCCGCGGTGGGCCCGGACGGCACCGTCCACCTCGTGGGCCACGACTGGGGCGCGATCGTCGCCTGGAGCCTGGCCCAGCACCACGGCCTGCGGCTGCGCAGCCTCACCGCCGTCTCGGTGCCGCACCCCCAGGCGTTCGTCTCCGCGGTCAAGCACTCACCGCAGCTGCTGCGCTCGTGGTACATGGGCTTCTTCCAGCTGCCCGTGCTGCCCGAGCTGCTCGGCGCCCACACCGGGCGGGTGGAGGCGATGCTCGCCTCCTCCGGCATGACCGAGGGCGACCTGGCCCGCTACCGCCGCGAGGTCGTCGAGGACGGCGCGCTGCCCACGGCGCTGAACTGGTACCGAGCGCTCCCGCTGACCGACCCGCGCAGCGCCCGGGCCCGGGTCCGCGTGCCCACCACGATGGTGTGGAGCGACGGCGACACCGCGATCGACCGGTGGGGCCCGGCGAACAGCGGACGCTGGGTCGACGCGCCGTTCACCTACGTCGAGCTGCCGGGGGTCACGCACTGGATTCCCAGCCAGGCGCCGGACCTGCTGGCCTCGGTGATCCTGGAGCGGGTGGGCGCGCAGTGA